A single genomic interval of Alteromonas sp. BL110 harbors:
- a CDS encoding calcium/sodium antiporter produces MLLNIVIFLVGLIVLSWSADRFVYGASALAKNIGISPMMIGLTIVAMGSSAPEIVVSAIASANGNMNTAVGNALGSNITNIALVLGVTALVKPLLVSSTTLKRELPALLIISLIAIGFMFDGELKSYEGIILLGLFIFVLAMMAWLSLQVDKEDPLVAETADEIPKGVSNTSALIWIGVGLVVLPLSAHFLVNSAVEIARYMGISDLVIGLTIIAFGTSLPELAASVAGVLKGEDDLALGNIIGSNIFNLLAVLGMPGLIAPGLLDPDVYNRDMYVMLGLTLLLFLFSFDLIGKRTISRTNGFILLACFIGYQYWLFG; encoded by the coding sequence GTGCTTTTAAACATTGTCATTTTTCTAGTTGGACTGATTGTCTTAAGTTGGAGTGCAGACCGTTTCGTGTACGGTGCTTCGGCACTAGCAAAGAACATCGGCATCTCTCCTATGATGATCGGGTTAACGATTGTCGCTATGGGCTCTTCGGCACCTGAAATTGTGGTTTCCGCTATTGCCTCTGCAAATGGCAATATGAACACAGCCGTAGGTAATGCGCTTGGCTCGAATATAACTAATATCGCACTGGTACTGGGTGTAACCGCATTAGTTAAGCCTCTTCTCGTTTCATCTACAACACTTAAACGTGAACTCCCCGCCCTTCTGATTATCTCATTAATTGCTATTGGCTTTATGTTCGATGGCGAGCTGAAGTCTTACGAAGGGATAATTTTACTTGGCCTATTCATTTTTGTTTTGGCAATGATGGCTTGGTTATCGCTACAAGTAGATAAAGAGGATCCGCTTGTGGCAGAAACCGCAGATGAAATTCCTAAGGGGGTTTCTAATACCTCTGCACTCATTTGGATTGGTGTCGGCCTTGTTGTATTACCTTTAAGTGCCCACTTTCTTGTAAACTCGGCCGTAGAAATTGCTAGGTACATGGGCATTTCTGATTTGGTTATAGGATTAACGATTATCGCGTTTGGCACGAGCCTTCCTGAATTAGCGGCAAGTGTAGCTGGAGTGCTTAAAGGTGAAGATGATTTAGCACTTGGTAATATTATTGGCTCTAATATTTTCAACCTGCTAGCCGTACTCGGTATGCCGGGTTTAATTGCACCAGGTCTGCTAGACCCAGACGTTTATAACCGAGATATGTACGTTATGCTTGGTTTAACCTTGCTGTTGTTCTTGTTCAGTTTCGATTTAATTGGAAAGCGTACTATATCGAGAACCAATGGATTCATACTTCTGGCTTGCTTTATCGGCTACCAATACTGGCTGTTCGGATAA